CAAAAGTTTCGGCAAGCATAAAGTATTGCCTGTCGTCAGCCCCAAGAAAACATGGGAAGGCCTGCTGGGCGGGATATTCACCACGACCGTGACCGCCATGCTGATCGCGCCTTATCTTACACCGTTCGACACGCTGCATGCCGCGCTGGCGGGCATCCTGATCGGGTCGTTCGGGTTTGTGGGTGATGTGTCGATTTCCGCCATTAAGCGTGATATCGGGGTCAAGGATACCGGCACGCTGATCCCCGGGCATGGCGGTATCATGGACCGCATCGACAGCCTGACCTATACCGCGCCGCTGTTCTTCCACTTCACTTACTTCTTTTATTATTGACCATGTATAAACCGAACAAAGCATTGCGCCGCATTTTCTTCAGCTTCATCCGGCTGCTGCTGATCCTGCTGCTGGGCATGACGGTGCGCCGCCGTCACCTGCTGCCGGAAAAGGGGCCTGCGATTGTGGTCGCGAACCATAACAGCCATCTGGATACGCTGATGCTGATATCGCTGTTTCATTTGAAACGCCTGCCGCATATCCGCCCCATCGCCGCGGCCGATTATTTCATGAAGACGAAGCCGCTGGCATGGTTCGCCACCCGCATTATCGGCATCATCCCGCTGGAACGCGGCGCGGCCAGCCGCAGTTACGACCCGCTGCAGCCCTGCTGCGACGCGCTCGACCGCGGCGATGTCATCATCCTTTTTCCCGAAGGATCGCGCGGAGAGCCGGAGAAACTGTCGCAGTTTAAAAAAGGCATCGCCCATCTGGCGGAGCGTTATCCCGATGTGCCGATCACGCCCGTATTCATCCACGGCCTTGGCAAGGCATTGCCAAAGGACGATTTTGTGCTGGTGCCGTTCTTTTGCGATATTTTCGTGGGCGAGCCGCTGCGTTACAAAACAGGCAAGCTTGAATTCATGGAAACACTCGCCGCATCGTTCCGCGCGCTCGCCGATGAAGGGCATTTCAAGCCGTGGGATTGAAGGCGCGATTTCTGGCGGCTGCTGTTTTCCTGTCCTTCTTCTGGGGCTTTGCCGAGGCGACGGTCTTTTTTATTGTGCCGGATGTCCTCATTTCCCTTGTCGCGGTGCTTTCCCGTTCCCTGTTCCTGCGCGCCGCGCTCGCTGCCCTGGCGGGCGCGCTGGTCGGCGGGGCAGCGGTTTATCTGGCGGCCAGCCATTCGCCGGCTGTCGTTTCGGCGATTATGCGCAGCGTGCCCTTCGTCACCGACCTGATGATCGCAAAGGTGCGCAACCAATATGCGGATATGGGCAATTGGGCAATGTTCTACGGGTCGGTCAGCGGCACGCCCTATAAACTTTATGCCTTCGCGGCCCCTGCCTATTCAGGGCTTTCTGTATTCGTTGCGGTCAGTATTCCTGCGCGGCTCTTGCGCTTTCTCGTGGTTGGCGGGGTTGCGGCGTTGGCGGCGTATCTGCTCCGGCGTTACCTGTCATGCAGCGACAGGATGCTGACGGTCATCCATGCGGCGGCATGGATCGTGTTTTATATATTCTATTGGGCAACGATCCTTAAGGCTTGAAGCAGCGGATAGCGGCGGGCAGTTTTTTCATGTCGTCGATCACCACATGCGCACCGGCGGCCAGCAATGCGGCCTTCAGTTTTTCGACCTCATGCGGCTCCGCCAATCCGGTGTAACCCACGCGCAGGCCGATACCCGCGCTATAAGCCGCCTTCATGCCGGTCACGCTATCCTCCACGGCTGCCGCTTCGGCGGGTGTGATGCCCAGCGTTTTTGCGGCCAGCAGGTAAATCGCAGGATCTTCCTTCAACTTGCCCGCCACATCCTCGAACGCGCTGAACAGGCGGGGCGCGGGGATGCGCGCATCGTGCTTGTGCTTGTCCAGCAGCGGCTGGATGCGCAGGCGGGGGCTGTTGCTGACGACC
This sequence is a window from Alphaproteobacteria bacterium. Protein-coding genes within it:
- a CDS encoding 1-acyl-sn-glycerol-3-phosphate acyltransferase; this encodes MYKPNKALRRIFFSFIRLLLILLLGMTVRRRHLLPEKGPAIVVANHNSHLDTLMLISLFHLKRLPHIRPIAAADYFMKTKPLAWFATRIIGIIPLERGAASRSYDPLQPCCDALDRGDVIILFPEGSRGEPEKLSQFKKGIAHLAERYPDVPITPVFIHGLGKALPKDDFVLVPFFCDIFVGEPLRYKTGKLEFMETLAASFRALADEGHFKPWD
- a CDS encoding HAD family phosphatase, translated to MTQIKEVMFDFDGTIANTEPISLVVTRRVLSDYANSLFAKPMTEEIASLDMRGKDFGQIALQFQNIINAGLPDASKITIDIEDLRINKLRPETKQALLEAKLAPNIGETFAELQDDMKLGLSVVSNSPRLRIQPLLDKHKHDARIPAPRLFSAFEDVAGKLKEDPAIYLLAAKTLGITPAEAAAVEDSVTGMKAAYSAGIGLRVGYTGLAEPHEVEKLKAALLAAGAHVVIDDMKKLPAAIRCFKP